A region of Ochrobactrum quorumnocens DNA encodes the following proteins:
- a CDS encoding DUF2232 domain-containing protein → MKFNGTIIGVGILAGLASALMSSGVIAQSGMAVVLYFLTPLPIFVAALGWGSSAGLVAAAAATIAVGIFAAPMAALLMALTSYAPAAIGAYLSGLARPASELGGPKDVMVWYPLSDIVFRLALMVAASFIVIGFILGFGPDMARELANTLIDRLAEADPQFTATDEMRQSVSALLMVALPAIQPATCLAILVGNLYLALRLTALSGRLRRPRDDWPATMRMPRQALLVFAVALAVAFLPGAAGLIATVVVGALSFGFMIAGLATFHHRSRGKAWRPVVLWFVYVAIILFAFLLFVFMVFGLFDTSRGAPISKIPNTDNQ, encoded by the coding sequence ATGAAATTCAACGGAACCATCATTGGTGTCGGCATATTGGCGGGGCTTGCCTCGGCATTGATGTCGTCCGGCGTCATTGCCCAATCGGGAATGGCGGTGGTTCTCTATTTCCTGACACCGCTGCCTATTTTTGTTGCCGCTCTTGGCTGGGGTTCGAGCGCAGGGCTTGTTGCTGCTGCTGCCGCCACCATTGCTGTCGGCATTTTTGCGGCTCCAATGGCCGCATTGCTTATGGCGCTCACCAGTTACGCGCCTGCTGCAATCGGTGCATATCTTTCAGGCCTAGCCCGTCCTGCCTCCGAACTCGGCGGTCCAAAAGACGTCATGGTCTGGTATCCGCTTTCGGATATCGTCTTCCGTCTGGCTTTGATGGTTGCTGCAAGTTTTATCGTCATCGGTTTCATTCTGGGTTTCGGGCCGGATATGGCACGAGAACTCGCAAACACGCTGATCGACCGCCTTGCCGAAGCCGACCCACAATTCACTGCGACCGATGAAATGCGCCAAAGCGTCAGCGCGCTTCTGATGGTGGCACTGCCAGCAATCCAGCCAGCGACATGCCTCGCTATTCTGGTCGGCAATCTCTATTTGGCCCTGCGTCTGACTGCCCTTTCGGGTCGTCTGCGCCGTCCACGTGATGATTGGCCTGCAACAATGCGTATGCCACGTCAGGCACTGCTTGTTTTTGCCGTGGCTCTCGCAGTTGCGTTTTTGCCCGGCGCCGCCGGCCTCATTGCCACGGTAGTTGTTGGGGCACTGAGCTTCGGCTTTATGATCGCAGGCCTTGCGACTTTCCATCACCGCTCACGCGGAAAAGCATGGCGACCAGTCGTGCTGTGGTTCGTCTATGTGGCGATCATCCTGTTCGCATTTCTGCTTTTCGTCTTCATGGTTTTCGGTCTTTTCGATACATCGCGCGGCGCGCCAATCTCGAAAATCCCGAATACTGATAACCAATAA
- the rpsR gene encoding 30S ribosomal protein S18, whose product MVDINQIPTRRPFHRRRKTCPFSGANAPKIDYKDIKLLQRYISERGKIVPSRITAVSQKKQRELAKAIKRARFLGLLPYVVK is encoded by the coding sequence ATGGTTGACATCAATCAGATCCCGACCCGTCGTCCTTTCCATCGTCGTCGCAAGACGTGCCCGTTCTCCGGCGCAAACGCACCGAAGATCGACTACAAGGACATTAAGCTCCTGCAGCGTTACATTTCGGAACGCGGCAAGATCGTTCCTTCCCGTATTACAGCTGTCAGCCAGAAGAAGCAGCGCGAACTCGCCAAGGCGATCAAGCGCGCTCGTTTCCTCGGCCTGCTTCCATACGTTGTGAAGTAA
- the rpsF gene encoding 30S ribosomal protein S6 encodes MALYEHVLLARQDISQQQVDALVEQYKGVLEANGGKVGKVENWGLRPLTYRIKKNRKAYYTLVNIDAPAAAVAEMERQMRINEDVLRFLTVRVEEHEEGQSAMLSRRDDRRERDGDDRGPRRPREGGFDRGDRGDRGDRGPRRPRDNEAGEGA; translated from the coding sequence ATGGCTCTTTATGAACATGTGCTTCTTGCCCGCCAGGACATTTCCCAGCAGCAGGTCGACGCTCTCGTCGAACAGTACAAGGGTGTCCTCGAAGCTAATGGCGGCAAGGTCGGTAAGGTAGAAAACTGGGGTCTTCGTCCCCTCACCTACCGTATCAAAAAGAATCGCAAGGCGTATTACACGCTCGTAAACATTGACGCTCCGGCAGCTGCCGTTGCTGAAATGGAACGCCAGATGCGCATCAACGAAGACGTTCTGCGCTTCCTCACTGTTCGCGTTGAAGAACACGAAGAAGGCCAGTCGGCTATGCTTTCGCGCCGCGACGACCGTCGTGAACGCGATGGTGACGACCGCGGCCCACGCCGTCCACGCGAAGGCGGTTTCGACCGTGGTGATCGCGGCGACCGCGGTGATCGTGGCCCACGCCGTCCACGTGACAACGAAGCTGGTGAAGGAGCATAA
- the fabD gene encoding ACP S-malonyltransferase has product MAVAFTFPGQGSQAVGMGKALAEQFAEARVVFEEVDAALGEKLSATMFEGPEDVLTLTANAQPALMAVSIATLRVMEARGFSLKEKVAYVAGHSLGEYSALCASGTFSLADTARLLRIRGNAMQKAVPVGEGAMAAIIGLEHSDVEAICSEARASGSVQIANDNGGGQLVISGSKAAVELAASLASEKGAKRAIMLPVSAPFHSTLMGPAADAMREALASVEKHNPIVPLIANVRAAPVTDANEIADLLVEQVTGQVRWRETIEWFAANGVTTLYEVGSGKVLTGLARRISKDVTGATVGSAEEIDAAVAALNA; this is encoded by the coding sequence ATGGCAGTAGCATTCACCTTTCCAGGACAGGGTAGCCAGGCAGTAGGCATGGGCAAGGCTCTGGCCGAACAGTTCGCTGAGGCGCGCGTTGTTTTCGAGGAAGTGGACGCAGCACTGGGCGAGAAACTCTCTGCCACGATGTTCGAAGGTCCTGAAGATGTACTCACACTGACCGCTAATGCGCAGCCCGCACTTATGGCGGTCTCCATCGCCACATTGCGTGTCATGGAAGCGCGCGGGTTTTCGCTGAAAGAAAAGGTTGCCTATGTAGCGGGTCATTCGCTCGGCGAATATTCCGCACTTTGTGCATCAGGAACATTCTCACTGGCGGATACGGCCCGTCTCCTGCGCATTCGCGGCAATGCAATGCAGAAGGCAGTTCCAGTCGGCGAAGGCGCAATGGCTGCGATAATCGGTCTTGAGCATAGCGATGTTGAAGCTATTTGCTCGGAAGCGAGGGCTTCTGGCTCGGTACAAATCGCCAACGACAATGGCGGCGGTCAGCTGGTTATCTCAGGTTCCAAGGCTGCAGTGGAATTGGCGGCATCGCTTGCTTCCGAAAAGGGTGCCAAGCGCGCAATCATGCTACCGGTATCGGCACCTTTCCATTCGACGCTTATGGGCCCCGCTGCTGACGCAATGCGGGAGGCGCTGGCCTCCGTTGAAAAGCACAATCCTATTGTGCCGCTGATTGCTAACGTGCGTGCGGCACCTGTGACGGATGCCAATGAAATTGCTGATCTGCTCGTTGAACAGGTCACGGGTCAGGTTCGCTGGCGCGAAACCATCGAATGGTTTGCTGCTAATGGCGTGACGACGCTTTATGAAGTAGGCTCCGGAAAAGTTCTGACTGGTCTTGCACGCCGCATCTCCAAGGATGTGACTGGCGCAACCGTTGGCTCGGCCGAAGAAATCGATGCGGCGGTTGCTGCACTTAATGCTTAA
- the fabG gene encoding 3-oxoacyl-[acyl-carrier-protein] reductase — MFDLTGRKALVTGATGGLGEAIARALHAQGAIVGLHGTREEKLKELAAELGDRTFIFPANLSDREAVKALGQKAEEEMGGVDILVNNAGITRDGLFVRMSDEDWDAVLNVNLTSVFNLTRELTHPMMRRRKGRIINITSIVGVTGNPGQANYCASKAGLIGFSKSLAQEIASRNVTVNCVAPGFIESAMTDKLNEKQKEAIMGSIPMKRMGVGGDIAAAVLYLASDEAAYVTGQTLHINGGMAMI; from the coding sequence ATGTTTGATCTGACTGGCCGCAAGGCTCTCGTCACAGGTGCAACCGGCGGTCTTGGCGAGGCGATTGCCCGCGCGCTTCATGCGCAGGGCGCTATCGTCGGTCTGCACGGCACACGCGAAGAAAAACTAAAAGAACTGGCTGCTGAACTCGGCGACCGTACTTTCATCTTCCCTGCCAACCTGTCTGATCGCGAAGCCGTAAAGGCTCTCGGCCAGAAGGCAGAGGAGGAAATGGGTGGCGTCGACATTCTCGTCAACAATGCGGGTATCACCCGCGACGGTCTTTTTGTGCGCATGAGCGATGAGGACTGGGATGCGGTTCTCAATGTCAATCTGACATCTGTGTTCAATCTGACGCGTGAACTGACCCATCCAATGATGCGCCGCCGCAAGGGCCGTATCATCAATATCACGTCGATTGTTGGCGTGACCGGCAATCCAGGTCAGGCCAATTATTGCGCTTCCAAGGCGGGTCTCATCGGCTTCTCGAAGTCTCTTGCACAGGAAATCGCAAGCCGTAATGTCACGGTTAACTGCGTAGCACCTGGCTTCATCGAATCGGCAATGACGGACAAGCTGAACGAAAAGCAGAAGGAAGCGATCATGGGTAGCATCCCCATGAAGCGCATGGGCGTTGGTGGTGATATTGCTGCTGCCGTGCTTTATCTGGCAAGCGACGAAGCCGCATACGTCACAGGTCAGACTTTGCACATCAATGGCGGTATGGCTATGATTTAA
- a CDS encoding acyl carrier protein, translating into MSDTAERVKKIVVEHLGVDADKVTEGASFIDDLGADSLDTVELVMAFEEEFGVEIPDDAAETILTVGDAVKFIDKASA; encoded by the coding sequence ATGAGCGATACCGCAGAGCGCGTCAAGAAAATCGTTGTTGAGCATCTGGGTGTAGATGCAGACAAGGTCACCGAAGGCGCAAGCTTCATTGATGATCTTGGTGCAGACAGCCTCGACACCGTCGAGCTCGTCATGGCTTTCGAAGAAGAATTTGGCGTTGAAATTCCTGACGACGCTGCAGAAACGATCCTCACGGTCGGCGACGCTGTGAAGTTCATCGATAAGGCTTCTGCCTAA
- the fabF gene encoding beta-ketoacyl-ACP synthase II codes for MRRVVITGLGLVSPLASGVEETWKRLIAGDSGARRVTEFEVDDLPCQIACRIPLGDGTNGTFNPDLHMEPKEQRKVDPFIVYAVGAADQALDDANWHPESDEDQIRTGVLIGSGIGGIEGIVDAGLTLRDKGPRRISPFFIPGRLINLASGHVSIKHKLRGPNHSVVTACATGTHAIGDAARLIAFGDADVMVAGGTESPVSRISLAGFAACKALSTKRNDDPTAASRPYDSDRDGFVMGEGAGVVVLEELEHALARGAKIYAEVIGYGLSGDAYHITAPTESGEGAERCMIAAIKRAEITPDQIDYINAHGTSTMADTIELGAVERVVGDAASKVSMSSTKSSIGHLLGAAGAAEAIFSTLAIRDNIAPATLNLDNPAIETKIDLVPHKARERKIDIALSNSFGFGGTNASLVLRRYS; via the coding sequence ATGAGGCGTGTCGTCATCACCGGTCTTGGTCTGGTGTCGCCGCTTGCTAGCGGTGTCGAAGAGACCTGGAAGCGTCTTATTGCCGGTGACAGCGGTGCTCGCCGCGTCACGGAATTTGAAGTCGATGATCTGCCTTGCCAGATCGCTTGCCGCATCCCCCTTGGTGATGGCACCAATGGCACCTTCAATCCCGACCTCCATATGGAGCCAAAGGAACAGCGTAAGGTAGATCCGTTCATTGTTTATGCTGTCGGCGCTGCTGATCAGGCATTGGACGATGCCAATTGGCATCCTGAAAGCGATGAAGACCAGATCCGCACTGGCGTTCTGATCGGTTCGGGCATCGGCGGCATCGAAGGTATCGTTGATGCGGGCCTTACGTTGCGTGACAAAGGCCCACGCCGCATTTCACCATTCTTCATTCCAGGTCGTCTGATCAATTTGGCGTCCGGCCATGTTTCAATCAAGCACAAGCTGCGCGGCCCCAACCATTCGGTCGTAACCGCTTGCGCGACTGGCACGCACGCCATTGGCGACGCTGCGCGTCTGATCGCATTCGGCGATGCTGATGTTATGGTTGCTGGTGGTACGGAATCGCCGGTTAGCCGCATTTCGCTGGCGGGCTTTGCTGCCTGCAAGGCGCTCTCCACCAAGCGTAACGACGATCCGACTGCAGCCTCCCGTCCATATGACAGCGACCGCGATGGCTTTGTCATGGGCGAAGGCGCTGGCGTTGTGGTTCTCGAAGAGCTGGAACATGCTTTGGCGCGTGGCGCCAAGATCTACGCTGAAGTCATCGGCTACGGTCTTTCGGGTGATGCTTACCACATCACAGCACCGACTGAGAGCGGTGAGGGCGCGGAACGCTGCATGATTGCTGCAATCAAGCGCGCAGAAATTACGCCTGACCAGATCGATTACATCAACGCGCATGGCACATCGACCATGGCCGATACGATCGAGCTCGGTGCCGTTGAGCGTGTTGTTGGCGATGCAGCCTCGAAGGTATCCATGTCTTCGACCAAGTCGTCGATTGGTCACCTGCTTGGTGCCGCCGGTGCTGCGGAAGCGATCTTCTCGACGCTCGCGATCCGTGACAACATCGCGCCTGCAACGCTTAATCTCGACAATCCAGCGATTGAAACAAAGATCGATCTCGTGCCGCACAAAGCGCGCGAACGTAAGATTGACATTGCGCTGTCGAATTCTTTCGGATTCGGCGGCACCAATGCTTCGCTGGTTCTGCGTCGCTATTCTTGA
- the mltG gene encoding endolytic transglycosylase MltG: protein MSSEEKPGTNPAEQQPQAAVTPEQAAASKPFVPKSASEALRPEPGTPPPRKRSRHARSQIVVFMNFMLSLIVLVLLGASALFYFGKLQFDSKGPLTAETTFLVKRGAGVSEVSNSLEGREIVSDARIFRYGMRAYGHENDLKAGEYAIPAGATMRDVMELLISGKSIMYPLTIPEGLTVKQVFDRISTDPILAGDMPKDMPPEGGLFTDTLNFTRGTTREEIINRMIASQQKLIDDTWAKRRADLPVKDKNEFVTLASIVEKETGIASERPHVASVFVNRLNKGMRIQSDPTIIYGLFGGAGKPSDRPIFKSDIEKPTPYNTYVINGLPPTPIANPGRAALEAVANPLDTEDLYFVADGTGGHVFAKTLAEHNANVRKWRAVEQEKNQLQQQNTAQ from the coding sequence GTGAGTTCAGAAGAAAAGCCCGGAACCAATCCTGCTGAGCAGCAGCCGCAAGCTGCAGTGACGCCCGAGCAAGCCGCGGCAAGCAAGCCCTTCGTGCCAAAATCTGCCTCTGAAGCTCTGCGTCCAGAACCGGGTACGCCGCCGCCGCGCAAGCGTTCGCGCCATGCGCGCAGCCAGATCGTCGTCTTCATGAACTTCATGTTATCGCTGATCGTGCTGGTGCTATTGGGAGCTTCGGCTCTGTTTTACTTCGGCAAGCTCCAGTTTGATTCCAAAGGCCCTTTGACCGCTGAAACGACGTTCCTCGTTAAACGCGGTGCTGGTGTTTCTGAAGTCTCCAACAGCCTTGAAGGCCGCGAAATCGTCAGCGATGCACGTATTTTCCGTTACGGTATGCGCGCTTACGGGCATGAGAACGATCTGAAAGCTGGCGAATATGCGATCCCGGCTGGTGCGACAATGCGCGATGTGATGGAGCTTCTCATCAGCGGCAAGTCGATCATGTATCCGCTGACAATTCCTGAAGGTCTTACCGTCAAGCAGGTATTCGATCGTATTTCTACAGATCCGATTCTGGCTGGCGACATGCCAAAAGATATGCCGCCTGAAGGTGGGCTGTTTACAGATACGCTCAACTTCACGCGCGGCACAACGCGTGAGGAAATCATCAACCGTATGATTGCCTCGCAGCAGAAGCTGATTGATGACACGTGGGCAAAACGCCGCGCTGATCTGCCGGTCAAGGACAAGAACGAGTTTGTGACGCTGGCTTCCATCGTCGAGAAGGAAACGGGTATCGCGTCGGAACGTCCGCATGTGGCGTCCGTCTTCGTGAATCGCCTCAACAAGGGCATGCGTATTCAATCCGACCCGACTATCATTTATGGTCTGTTCGGTGGCGCGGGCAAGCCCTCCGACCGTCCGATCTTCAAGTCGGACATCGAAAAGCCGACGCCTTACAACACCTATGTCATCAACGGTTTGCCGCCGACACCGATTGCCAATCCGGGTCGTGCAGCGCTTGAGGCCGTGGCCAACCCGCTCGACACCGAAGACCTCTACTTCGTAGCGGATGGTACAGGCGGTCACGTTTTCGCTAAGACCTTGGCTGAACACAATGCCAATGTGCGCAAGTGGCGCGCGGTTGAGCAGGAAAAAAATCAATTACAGCAGCAAAACACCGCCCAGTAA
- a CDS encoding YicC/YloC family endoribonuclease, which produces MALQSMTGFARHAMQYGAADNEARIVWEVRSVNGKGLDLRLRLPQGLEGAEHAVRSLLARYFSRGNFQASLNVERAEAQGGFVINQAMLDEVLKLGAELQARHGLAPASVDGVLSLRGIIDQAQVSEDDNARAGLEAAVIAAFEAALKSIAEARTHEGQSLLTILSGHVDTIEHLTSAARNDPSRSVEAIRTRLAGQVSLLMDTGRDLDETRLYQEAAFLATKADIQEELDRLETHVASARKLLADGGPIGRKLDFLSQEFNREANTLCSKSNAASITAIGLELKAVVDQFREQVQNLE; this is translated from the coding sequence ATGGCGCTCCAGAGCATGACAGGGTTTGCGCGCCACGCGATGCAGTATGGCGCAGCCGATAATGAAGCGCGCATTGTGTGGGAAGTGCGCTCTGTGAACGGCAAAGGGCTGGATTTGCGCCTGCGCCTGCCGCAAGGGCTGGAAGGTGCTGAACACGCTGTCCGTTCGCTTCTGGCACGCTACTTTTCGCGCGGCAATTTTCAAGCGAGCCTTAATGTGGAGCGCGCGGAAGCTCAGGGTGGCTTTGTCATCAATCAGGCAATGCTTGATGAAGTACTGAAGCTCGGTGCAGAATTGCAAGCGAGACATGGACTTGCTCCGGCAAGTGTTGACGGCGTTCTCTCGCTGCGCGGCATTATCGATCAGGCACAGGTGTCGGAAGACGACAATGCGCGCGCTGGCCTTGAGGCTGCAGTCATTGCGGCTTTTGAAGCTGCACTCAAGTCAATTGCCGAGGCGCGTACCCATGAGGGGCAGTCACTTTTGACCATTCTTTCAGGTCATGTTGATACAATCGAGCACCTCACATCGGCGGCACGTAACGACCCGTCGCGTAGCGTAGAAGCTATCCGAACCCGATTGGCAGGGCAGGTATCGTTATTAATGGATACTGGGCGCGATCTCGATGAAACGCGCCTTTATCAGGAAGCTGCATTTCTCGCGACCAAAGCGGACATTCAGGAAGAGCTGGATCGGCTTGAAACGCATGTCGCATCTGCGCGCAAGTTGCTTGCAGATGGCGGTCCCATCGGGCGCAAGCTTGATTTTCTTTCACAGGAATTTAATCGCGAAGCGAATACATTGTGTTCAAAATCGAACGCAGCATCGATTACGGCAATCGGTCTTGAGCTGAAAGCGGTCGTTGATCAGTTTCGCGAACAGGTACAGAATCTGGAGTAA
- the gmk gene encoding guanylate kinase encodes MAISSVEHGIARRGLMVVISSPSGAGKSTIARQLLNDPDMKLSLSISVTTRERRQSEINGVHYHFITKREFERLRDNDQLIEWAEVHGNFYGTLRQTAEEALADGQDMLFDIDWQGAEQLQAKMPADVVSIFILPPTMRELQNRLNRRAEDTADVIETRLQNARFEIQKWVKYDYIVINEDLERSYSGIKGIIVAERLRRDRRPGLFDFVTGLLEEDPAA; translated from the coding sequence ATGGCCATCTCTTCGGTTGAACATGGCATTGCACGCAGAGGCCTCATGGTGGTGATTTCTTCGCCCTCAGGTGCGGGGAAATCCACGATTGCGCGGCAGCTGCTCAACGATCCGGACATGAAGCTTTCGCTGTCAATTTCCGTTACGACGCGCGAACGCCGTCAAAGCGAAATCAATGGTGTGCATTATCACTTCATCACCAAGCGGGAATTCGAGCGACTGCGCGACAATGACCAGCTGATTGAATGGGCGGAAGTACACGGCAACTTCTATGGTACGCTGCGCCAGACGGCTGAGGAAGCACTGGCCGATGGTCAGGATATGCTGTTCGACATCGACTGGCAGGGCGCTGAACAGTTGCAGGCCAAAATGCCTGCTGACGTGGTATCGATTTTCATTCTGCCGCCCACCATGCGCGAATTGCAGAACCGCCTGAACCGCCGTGCCGAAGATACGGCGGACGTGATTGAAACACGGTTGCAGAATGCTCGTTTTGAAATCCAAAAATGGGTAAAATACGATTACATCGTCATCAATGAAGACCTTGAGCGGTCCTATTCGGGCATAAAGGGGATCATTGTTGCCGAGCGCCTGCGCCGCGACCGTCGTCCAGGACTGTTTGATTTCGTCACAGGACTTCTGGAAGAAGATCCGGCGGCTTAA
- a CDS encoding SDR family oxidoreductase encodes MRPVVIVTGGSRGIGAATARLFAREGYDVCISYLSDADAALGTVEACEGFGAKAIAVQSDVANRQDVEALFLACDKALGVVSCLVNNAGVIGQNTRIQGLQDDALEQTFRTNVFGLLYCTQEATRRMSSANGGTGGTIINISSVAAVLGSPGEYVHYAASKGAVETISIGAGKELAPEGIRVNAIRVGTTNTSIHMLSGNPDRPAKIAAMTPMGRIAEPEDIAQTALWLASDKSGFVTGTVITVAGGLSV; translated from the coding sequence TTGAGGCCAGTCGTTATCGTGACAGGCGGCAGCAGAGGTATTGGCGCCGCTACCGCACGTCTCTTTGCCCGCGAAGGTTATGACGTTTGCATCAGTTATCTAAGCGATGCAGACGCAGCACTTGGCACAGTCGAAGCCTGCGAGGGTTTTGGTGCAAAAGCAATTGCTGTTCAGAGTGATGTGGCGAACCGCCAAGACGTCGAAGCCTTGTTTCTTGCCTGCGACAAGGCGCTCGGCGTCGTTTCTTGCCTCGTTAACAATGCGGGAGTCATCGGACAGAACACCCGAATCCAGGGGCTTCAGGACGATGCGCTCGAGCAAACCTTCAGAACTAATGTCTTTGGGTTGTTGTATTGCACACAGGAAGCGACACGCCGCATGTCCTCGGCCAATGGTGGTACAGGTGGCACGATTATCAATATCTCGTCTGTGGCAGCGGTTTTGGGAAGCCCGGGCGAGTACGTGCATTATGCTGCATCCAAAGGTGCGGTAGAAACCATCTCGATAGGGGCGGGAAAAGAGCTGGCACCTGAAGGTATCCGTGTGAATGCCATTCGGGTAGGTACAACCAATACCTCTATTCATATGTTGAGCGGAAACCCGGATCGACCAGCAAAGATTGCCGCAATGACACCCATGGGTCGAATTGCCGAGCCGGAAGATATCGCGCAAACGGCTCTCTGGCTGGCTTCTGATAAATCAGGATTCGTTACCGGAACTGTCATTACGGTTGCGGGTGGCTTAAGCGTTTAA
- a CDS encoding CatB-related O-acetyltransferase, whose protein sequence is MSFISPPTKHWSVVELLHETVKNPNIHVRGTHSYYSNAWTGSFEESVVRYLYGDEYSLKAWESQWPVDQLYIGDYVCIGAEAVILMGGNHTHRTDWFSLYPFPEVILDAYQGKGDTNIGDGAWIGMRAMIMPGITIGEGAIIASGAIVTKDVAPYAIVAGNPAVPIRSRFAASIVDTLLSLGIYAWDQQKFETLRAFLCADDIDALVAASAQYDATGE, encoded by the coding sequence GTGTCTTTCATAAGTCCTCCCACCAAGCACTGGTCTGTTGTCGAACTTCTGCATGAAACGGTCAAAAACCCGAATATCCATGTGCGAGGAACACACAGCTATTACAGCAATGCTTGGACTGGCTCATTTGAGGAGAGCGTCGTTCGTTACTTGTACGGTGACGAATACAGCCTGAAGGCTTGGGAATCCCAATGGCCGGTCGATCAGCTTTATATTGGCGACTACGTTTGCATTGGTGCAGAAGCAGTCATTCTGATGGGTGGAAATCACACACATCGCACGGATTGGTTCAGTCTATATCCATTCCCTGAAGTCATTCTGGATGCATATCAAGGCAAGGGTGACACCAATATTGGCGATGGCGCATGGATCGGAATGCGCGCGATGATCATGCCGGGGATCACTATTGGAGAAGGTGCCATCATCGCGTCCGGCGCAATCGTCACCAAAGATGTTGCACCTTATGCCATAGTGGCGGGCAATCCAGCCGTTCCTATTCGGTCTCGTTTTGCGGCATCGATTGTTGATACCCTTCTGAGCCTCGGAATATATGCTTGGGATCAACAAAAATTTGAAACATTGAGAGCGTTTCTCTGTGCCGATGACATTGATGCGCTTGTTGCGGCTTCAGCCCAATATGATGCAACTGGAGAATAG
- a CDS encoding VOC family protein, translated as MNIIAHVEIPVTDIDRAIAFYSDVFRVGFGKIAEIHGNRMAYFPFEEGKEGASCALAEGEVYVPTVNGAIIYFSVTDIDAVIARATAIGSDLLFPKTALPDGGFVAEILDSEGNRIAIQQL; from the coding sequence ATGAATATAATCGCCCATGTCGAAATTCCGGTCACAGATATAGACCGTGCTATCGCGTTTTATTCCGATGTATTTCGTGTTGGTTTTGGCAAGATTGCCGAAATCCACGGTAACCGCATGGCCTATTTCCCTTTTGAGGAAGGCAAGGAAGGCGCAAGCTGCGCGCTGGCCGAAGGCGAAGTCTATGTGCCGACCGTCAACGGGGCGATCATCTATTTCAGCGTGACCGACATTGATGCGGTCATTGCCCGTGCAACCGCGATTGGCAGTGATTTGCTGTTCCCAAAGACTGCTCTTCCAGATGGTGGTTTTGTTGCCGAAATTCTCGATAGCGAAGGCAACCGCATCGCCATTCAGCAGCTATAG